The Neoarius graeffei isolate fNeoGra1 chromosome 10, fNeoGra1.pri, whole genome shotgun sequence genome has a segment encoding these proteins:
- the fnbp1l gene encoding formin-binding protein 1-like isoform X3 has protein sequence MGHRVYGELLRYSQELKAERKHHLQEGRKAQQYLEQCWKQMDNSKKKFERECREAEKSQMLFERLDNDINATKSEVEKAKSQLYLRTHMADESKNEYAAQLQNFNSEQWKHFNVAIPQIFKNIQDMDERRTVKLGETYRTFAEVERKVIPIISKCLEGMVTAAKNVDERKDSSIVVESFKSGFEPPTDFPFEDFSQNIQRTGSDGTIGTPRSDPGRPDPKHAIGKAKNKLWLFGKKPKAPNLEDLSHLPPEQRRKKLQQRIDELSRELQKEMDQRDALNKMKDVYEKNPQMGDPGSLQPKISETICNMEKLRSEIHKNETWLAEVEGKQSSRSEQRPSSDVNHHAPHGRESPEGSYTDIPNQEHRAPPQSDQHEFDDEFEDDDPLPAIGHCKALYSFDGSNEGTLVMKEDEVLYIIEEDKGDGWTRVRKQSGEEGYVPTSYVAITMEKHSKGAVTYI, from the exons ATGGGCCACAGGGTGTACGGGGAACTGCTGAGATACTCGCAAGAACTGAAAGCTGAAAGGAAACAC CACCTCCAGGAGGGACGGAAGGCCCAGCAGTATTTGGAGCAGTGCTGGAAACAGATGGACAAT AGCAAGAAGAAGTTTGAGCGAGAGTGCAGAGAAGCTGAGAAATCCCAGATGCTCTTTGAGAGGTTAGACAACGACATCAATGCCACAAAGTCAGAGGTAGAGAAG GCCAAGTCCCAGCTGTATTTGAGAACCCACATGGCGGATGAGAGTAAGAATGAATATGCAGCTCAGCTGCAAAACTTCAACTCAGAACAGTGGAAGCACTTCAATGTGGCCATCCCACAGATCTTCAAG AATATACAGGACATGGACGAGCGTCGGACGGTGAAACTGGGAGAGACATACCGGACCTTTGCTGAGGTGGAGAGGAAAGTCATCCCAATCATTTCCAAGTGCTTAGAGGGCATGGTGACCGCTGCCAAAAATGTCGATGAGCGCAAG GACTCCTCAATCGTGGTCGAGTCATTTAAGTCTGGGTTTGAGCCACCAACTGACTTTCCCTTTGAGGACTTCAGCCAGAACATCCAGCGCACAGGGTCAGACGGCACCATCGGTACTCCCAGAAGTGACCCGGGCAGACCTGACCCCAAGCACGCAATTGGAAAAGCCAAGAACAAACTCTGGTTGTTTGGAAAAAAGCCCAAG GCTCCAAACCTCGAGGATCTCAGCCACCTGCCTCCAGAACAGAGACGCAAGAAACTTCAACAGAGGATTGACGAGCTCAGCAGAGAACTGCAGAAAGAAATGGACCAAAG AGATGCATTAAATAAAATGAAGGATGTCTATGAGAAGAATCCTCAGATGGGTGACCCAGGGAGTCTCCAGCCCAAGATCTCGGAGACCATATGCAACATGGAGAAACTGCGCTCGGAGATACACAAAAATGAG ACATGGCTGGCAGAAGTGGAGGGGAAACAGAGTTCCCGTAGCGAACAGCGGCCCAGTTCAGATGTGAATCATCATGCACCTCATGGCAGAGAGAG TCCTGAAGGAAGCTACACGGATATTCCCAACCAGGAGCACCGGGCTCCCCCCCAGTCTGACCAGCATGAGTTTGATGATGAGTTTGAAGATGATGATCCCCTTCCTGCAATTGGTCACTGCAAAGCACTCTACTCTTTTGATG GCTCTAATGAGGGCACATTGGTGATGAAGGAGGATGAGGTGCTGTATATTATCGAGGAGGACAAAGGCGATGGCTGGACGCGAGTTCGTAAGCAGAGCGGTGAGGAGGGTTATGTTCCCACGTCCTACGTGGCGATCACGATGGAGAAGCACAGCAAAGGTGCGGTCACCTATATTTGA
- the fnbp1l gene encoding formin-binding protein 1-like isoform X1, whose translation MSWGTELWDQFENIDKHTQWGIDFLERYAKFVKERLEIEQNYAKQLRSLVKKYCPKRSKDDEPRFTSCLSFYSILNELNDYAGQREVVAEEMGHRVYGELLRYSQELKAERKHHLQEGRKAQQYLEQCWKQMDNSKKKFERECREAEKSQMLFERLDNDINATKSEVEKAKSQLYLRTHMADESKNEYAAQLQNFNSEQWKHFNVAIPQIFKNIQDMDERRTVKLGETYRTFAEVERKVIPIISKCLEGMVTAAKNVDERKDSSIVVESFKSGFEPPTDFPFEDFSQNIQRTGSDGTIGTPRSDPGRPDPKHAIGKAKNKLWLFGKKPKAPNLEDLSHLPPEQRRKKLQQRIDELSRELQKEMDQRDALNKMKDVYEKNPQMGDPGSLQPKISETICNMEKLRSEIHKNETWLAEVEGKQSSRSEQRPSSDVNHHAPHGRESPEGSYTDIPNQEHRAPPQSDQHEFDDEFEDDDPLPAIGHCKALYSFDGSNEGTLVMKEDEVLYIIEEDKGDGWTRVRKQSGEEGYVPTSYVAITMEKHSKGAVTYI comes from the exons GAGCCTGGTGAAGAAGTACTGCCCTAAACGCTCCAAAGATGATGAGCCCAG GTTCACGTCATGCCTGTCATTCTACTCCATCTTGAATGAGCTGAATGACTATGCGGGTCAGCGAGAGGTCGTTGCCGAGGAAATGGGCCACAGGGTGTACGGGGAACTGCTGAGATACTCGCAAGAACTGAAAGCTGAAAGGAAACAC CACCTCCAGGAGGGACGGAAGGCCCAGCAGTATTTGGAGCAGTGCTGGAAACAGATGGACAAT AGCAAGAAGAAGTTTGAGCGAGAGTGCAGAGAAGCTGAGAAATCCCAGATGCTCTTTGAGAGGTTAGACAACGACATCAATGCCACAAAGTCAGAGGTAGAGAAG GCCAAGTCCCAGCTGTATTTGAGAACCCACATGGCGGATGAGAGTAAGAATGAATATGCAGCTCAGCTGCAAAACTTCAACTCAGAACAGTGGAAGCACTTCAATGTGGCCATCCCACAGATCTTCAAG AATATACAGGACATGGACGAGCGTCGGACGGTGAAACTGGGAGAGACATACCGGACCTTTGCTGAGGTGGAGAGGAAAGTCATCCCAATCATTTCCAAGTGCTTAGAGGGCATGGTGACCGCTGCCAAAAATGTCGATGAGCGCAAG GACTCCTCAATCGTGGTCGAGTCATTTAAGTCTGGGTTTGAGCCACCAACTGACTTTCCCTTTGAGGACTTCAGCCAGAACATCCAGCGCACAGGGTCAGACGGCACCATCGGTACTCCCAGAAGTGACCCGGGCAGACCTGACCCCAAGCACGCAATTGGAAAAGCCAAGAACAAACTCTGGTTGTTTGGAAAAAAGCCCAAG GCTCCAAACCTCGAGGATCTCAGCCACCTGCCTCCAGAACAGAGACGCAAGAAACTTCAACAGAGGATTGACGAGCTCAGCAGAGAACTGCAGAAAGAAATGGACCAAAG AGATGCATTAAATAAAATGAAGGATGTCTATGAGAAGAATCCTCAGATGGGTGACCCAGGGAGTCTCCAGCCCAAGATCTCGGAGACCATATGCAACATGGAGAAACTGCGCTCGGAGATACACAAAAATGAG ACATGGCTGGCAGAAGTGGAGGGGAAACAGAGTTCCCGTAGCGAACAGCGGCCCAGTTCAGATGTGAATCATCATGCACCTCATGGCAGAGAGAG TCCTGAAGGAAGCTACACGGATATTCCCAACCAGGAGCACCGGGCTCCCCCCCAGTCTGACCAGCATGAGTTTGATGATGAGTTTGAAGATGATGATCCCCTTCCTGCAATTGGTCACTGCAAAGCACTCTACTCTTTTGATG GCTCTAATGAGGGCACATTGGTGATGAAGGAGGATGAGGTGCTGTATATTATCGAGGAGGACAAAGGCGATGGCTGGACGCGAGTTCGTAAGCAGAGCGGTGAGGAGGGTTATGTTCCCACGTCCTACGTGGCGATCACGATGGAGAAGCACAGCAAAGGTGCGGTCACCTATATTTGA
- the fnbp1l gene encoding formin-binding protein 1-like isoform X2, which yields MSWGTELWDQFENIDKHTQWGIDFLERYAKFVKERLEIEQNYAKQLRSLVKKYCPKRSKDDEPRFTSCLSFYSILNELNDYAGQREVVAEEMGHRVYGELLRYSQELKAERKHHLQEGRKAQQYLEQCWKQMDNSKKKFERECREAEKSQMLFERLDNDINATKSEVEKAKSQLYLRTHMADESKNEYAAQLQNFNSEQWKHFNVAIPQIFKNIQDMDERRTVKLGETYRTFAEVERKVIPIISKCLEGMVTAAKNVDERKDSSIVVESFKSGFEPPTDFPFEDFSQNIQRTGSDGTIGTPRSDPGRPDPKHAIGKAKNKLWLFGKKPKAPNLEDLSHLPPEQRRKKLQQRIDELSRELQKEMDQRDALNKMKDVYEKNPQMGDPGSLQPKISETICNMEKLRSEIHKNETWLAEVEGKQSSRSEQRPSSDVNHHAPHGRESPEGSYTDIPNQEHRAPPQSDQHEFDDEFEDDDPLPAIGHCKALYSFDGSNEGTLVMKEDEVLYIIEEDKGDGWTRVRKQSGEEGYVPTSYVAITMEKHSKGS from the exons GAGCCTGGTGAAGAAGTACTGCCCTAAACGCTCCAAAGATGATGAGCCCAG GTTCACGTCATGCCTGTCATTCTACTCCATCTTGAATGAGCTGAATGACTATGCGGGTCAGCGAGAGGTCGTTGCCGAGGAAATGGGCCACAGGGTGTACGGGGAACTGCTGAGATACTCGCAAGAACTGAAAGCTGAAAGGAAACAC CACCTCCAGGAGGGACGGAAGGCCCAGCAGTATTTGGAGCAGTGCTGGAAACAGATGGACAAT AGCAAGAAGAAGTTTGAGCGAGAGTGCAGAGAAGCTGAGAAATCCCAGATGCTCTTTGAGAGGTTAGACAACGACATCAATGCCACAAAGTCAGAGGTAGAGAAG GCCAAGTCCCAGCTGTATTTGAGAACCCACATGGCGGATGAGAGTAAGAATGAATATGCAGCTCAGCTGCAAAACTTCAACTCAGAACAGTGGAAGCACTTCAATGTGGCCATCCCACAGATCTTCAAG AATATACAGGACATGGACGAGCGTCGGACGGTGAAACTGGGAGAGACATACCGGACCTTTGCTGAGGTGGAGAGGAAAGTCATCCCAATCATTTCCAAGTGCTTAGAGGGCATGGTGACCGCTGCCAAAAATGTCGATGAGCGCAAG GACTCCTCAATCGTGGTCGAGTCATTTAAGTCTGGGTTTGAGCCACCAACTGACTTTCCCTTTGAGGACTTCAGCCAGAACATCCAGCGCACAGGGTCAGACGGCACCATCGGTACTCCCAGAAGTGACCCGGGCAGACCTGACCCCAAGCACGCAATTGGAAAAGCCAAGAACAAACTCTGGTTGTTTGGAAAAAAGCCCAAG GCTCCAAACCTCGAGGATCTCAGCCACCTGCCTCCAGAACAGAGACGCAAGAAACTTCAACAGAGGATTGACGAGCTCAGCAGAGAACTGCAGAAAGAAATGGACCAAAG AGATGCATTAAATAAAATGAAGGATGTCTATGAGAAGAATCCTCAGATGGGTGACCCAGGGAGTCTCCAGCCCAAGATCTCGGAGACCATATGCAACATGGAGAAACTGCGCTCGGAGATACACAAAAATGAG ACATGGCTGGCAGAAGTGGAGGGGAAACAGAGTTCCCGTAGCGAACAGCGGCCCAGTTCAGATGTGAATCATCATGCACCTCATGGCAGAGAGAG TCCTGAAGGAAGCTACACGGATATTCCCAACCAGGAGCACCGGGCTCCCCCCCAGTCTGACCAGCATGAGTTTGATGATGAGTTTGAAGATGATGATCCCCTTCCTGCAATTGGTCACTGCAAAGCACTCTACTCTTTTGATG GCTCTAATGAGGGCACATTGGTGATGAAGGAGGATGAGGTGCTGTATATTATCGAGGAGGACAAAGGCGATGGCTGGACGCGAGTTCGTAAGCAGAGCGGTGAGGAGGGTTATGTTCCCACGTCCTACGTGGCGATCACGATGGAGAAGCACAGCAAAG GTTCCTGA